From a single Leptidea sinapis chromosome 1, ilLepSina1.1, whole genome shotgun sequence genomic region:
- the LOC126966123 gene encoding diphosphoinositol polyphosphate phosphohydrolase 2 translates to MVKEKPNSIRIYDDEGFRRRAACICVRSDAETEVLLVTSSRRPDNWIVPGGGVEPEEEPSVTAVREVLEEAGVIGKLGRCLGVFENREHKHRTEVYVMMVTQELPEWEDSRLMGRKRQWFSIDDALAQLALHKPIQRHYLQQLKRSRQNKPDDPGS, encoded by the exons ATGGTGAAAGAAAAGCCTAATTCAATACGGATTTACGACGACGAAGGGTTTAGACGACGCGCAGCCTGCATCTGTGTTCGGTCGGATGCCGAAACCgag GTGTTGCTAGTGACATCGTCTCGGCGGCCGGATAACTGGATAGTACCCGGAGGCGGCGTGGAGCCCGAGGAGGAGCCTTCGGTGACAGCGGTACGTGAAGTACTGGAGGAGGCTGGCGTCATCGGCAAACTGGGCCGCTGTCTGGGCGTATTCGAG AACCGCGAGCATAAGCACAGGACCGAGGTGTATGTGATGATGGTGACACAGGAGCTGCCCGAGTGGGAAGATTCGCGCCTGATGGGTCGCAAGCGGCAGTGGTTCTCCATCGATGACGCGCTGGCCCAGCTTGCGTTGCACAAGCCCATCCAACGGCACTACCTGCAGCAGCTCAAGCGCTCGCGACAGAACAAGCCTGACGACCCAGGCAGCTAG